TACAATAAATGAGTCTAAAATAAAAGCAGCAATAGAGGTACATATTCCTACTCAAGAATATTTACCACAATATCATGGaagtagtaaaaaaaattaaagacaacttAAAATGGCTAGGTAGGTTATGGAATGTCCATAAGGAAttacaaacaaaatgaaatttttgaagatggagaaaagatagaataCCACTAATATATCCTGTGACCTTTCCTCCTACATAGTATGCTCATGCAGTTTGGATCCCAGTATCATTATAAACCCAAGGACCAGTACCAAGGCTCAGCCTCTATGTCCCACCGAGTTTCATTGCCCTGATCCACAGCCTCTTCatggccttcttcacctcagcaTTCCTCAGGGAGTAGATGACAGGGTTGAGGAGTGGGGTCAACACTGTGTAGAACACGGCTACCATCTTGTCTGCAGGCAGAGTGGTCGAGGGCCTCAGGTAGATGAAGACACCAGGCACAAAGAACAACATGAGCACGGTGATGTGGGACCCACAGGTGGAGAGGGCTTTGCGCCTCCCCTCAGAGCTCCGAGTCCTCAGATGAAGCAATATGACCATATAGGATGTCAAAAGGACTGAAAGACTGATTACATTCAAGGTTCCCCCATTAGCAACAATCATCAAACCAATGAGGAAAGTGTCTGAGCAGGGAAGTTCAAGTAGGGGAAGAACATCACAGAAATAATGGTCAATCACATTGGGGCCACAGAAGGGCAGTTGGCAGATGAGAAGGACCTGGGCAAAGGAATGCACAAAGCCCCCCACCCATGCCATTCCCAC
This portion of the Ictidomys tridecemlineatus isolate mIctTri1 chromosome 4, mIctTri1.hap1, whole genome shotgun sequence genome encodes:
- the LOC101956091 gene encoding olfactory receptor 4X2, coding for MANTYNVTEFIFLGLSPNQEVQRVCFVIFLLLYLAIILGNSLIVLTILTSRSLGSPMYFFLSYLSFVEICYSSTIIPRLLSDLLAERKTISWWGCMTQLFFLHFFGGVEIILLTVMAYDRYVAICKPLNYTTIMNWQMCMVLVGMAWVGGFVHSFAQVLLICQLPFCGPNVIDHYFCDVLPLLELPCSDTFLIGLMIVANGGTLNVISLSVLLTSYMVILLHLRTRSSEGRRKALSTCGSHITVLMLFFVPGVFIYLRPSTTLPADKMVAVFYTVLTPLLNPVIYSLRNAEVKKAMKRLWIRAMKLGGT